One Succinispira mobilis DSM 6222 genomic window carries:
- a CDS encoding putative bifunctional diguanylate cyclase/phosphodiesterase: MVMLETEQTDNSKKRAAAKQENESICTGKVSVAQGQVAEPAMLTTISFNKKELENLLEQERERRQQLEWQMAFMQIASQQQQEMLLATKNKMVLAAGLAKLGIWEYDPTTKLFEFGDEFYALYATNAEREGRFMSFEQYIKEFVYPEDYWLFEEEKEFLVSGIGESIFKDFGHRIVRRDGIVRYIVVRRKIARDANENVVRIYGTNQDVTEWVNAEQERQQQAATIKNMAYFDSLTGLPNRQHLNEWLTKELDTARQQQLSGVVMFIDLDDLKMLNDTCGHSFGDKIIIAAGKRIVDVIGNKGFVARVGGDEFVVVLSGRYQREAIEDIAHKIGKALGKSQRFFGKNFHLAASIGIALYPENGDTTEEIIKNADNAMYAAKKFSKNCWRFYEEEMQIEAQKKMQLIGSLRYALQRGEFSLVYQPQILTSEQKIVGFEALLRWRNHEYGIISPLQFIPLAEQSGLIHGLGKWVLLEAGKFIRRLTEAGYPEIQIAVNISAKQIIADDFITIVRNTIKETGIKAAQLELEITESVLLTSMEEVIKKLNKLKKLGVKISLDDFGTGFSSLTYLRMLPVETLKIDKSFIDIITTDMQGAKIIDSIINMAHTVNMKVVAEGVETQQQLEYLQHNNCDLIQGYIFSQPIGAEKALALLVQGKNMG; encoded by the coding sequence ATGGTCATGTTGGAAACTGAACAGACTGACAACTCTAAGAAAAGGGCAGCAGCTAAGCAGGAAAACGAGAGTATTTGCACGGGTAAAGTTAGCGTTGCTCAAGGCCAAGTGGCTGAACCAGCTATGCTCACCACTATTAGCTTTAATAAAAAAGAATTAGAAAATTTATTAGAACAAGAACGGGAACGTCGTCAACAACTAGAATGGCAGATGGCGTTTATGCAGATAGCGAGTCAACAACAACAAGAGATGCTCTTGGCTACTAAAAATAAAATGGTTCTAGCGGCTGGTTTGGCTAAATTGGGCATTTGGGAATATGATCCAACGACAAAACTATTTGAGTTTGGGGATGAATTTTATGCTTTATATGCAACGAATGCAGAGCGTGAAGGCCGTTTTATGTCTTTTGAACAGTATATAAAAGAATTTGTGTATCCAGAAGATTATTGGCTGTTTGAGGAAGAAAAAGAATTTCTCGTATCTGGTATTGGAGAGTCGATTTTCAAGGATTTTGGGCATCGAATAGTGCGACGTGATGGAATAGTGCGTTATATAGTTGTAAGACGGAAAATCGCGCGCGATGCTAATGAAAATGTCGTTAGAATCTATGGCACTAATCAAGATGTCACGGAATGGGTTAATGCCGAACAAGAGCGCCAACAACAAGCGGCAACAATTAAAAATATGGCATATTTTGACTCTTTAACAGGGTTACCTAATCGCCAGCATTTAAATGAATGGTTAACTAAGGAATTAGATACCGCGCGTCAACAACAGCTTAGCGGCGTAGTAATGTTTATTGATTTAGACGATTTAAAGATGCTCAATGACACTTGTGGACATTCTTTTGGCGACAAAATTATTATTGCCGCTGGTAAGCGAATTGTTGATGTGATTGGCAATAAGGGTTTTGTGGCAAGAGTTGGTGGGGATGAGTTTGTGGTGGTACTAAGCGGTAGATATCAGCGCGAGGCGATTGAAGATATTGCCCATAAAATTGGCAAGGCCTTGGGAAAATCGCAAAGATTTTTTGGTAAAAACTTTCATTTAGCCGCCAGTATTGGGATTGCACTTTATCCTGAAAATGGTGATACAACAGAAGAAATAATTAAAAATGCCGATAATGCAATGTATGCGGCCAAAAAATTCAGCAAAAATTGTTGGCGGTTTTATGAAGAAGAAATGCAAATTGAAGCACAGAAAAAAATGCAGTTGATTGGAAGTTTACGCTATGCTTTACAGCGGGGCGAATTTTCTTTAGTATATCAACCACAAATTTTAACTTCGGAACAAAAAATAGTGGGTTTTGAAGCTCTATTACGGTGGCGTAATCATGAGTATGGGATAATATCTCCCTTGCAATTTATCCCCTTAGCAGAACAATCAGGACTTATTCACGGCTTGGGTAAGTGGGTACTTTTAGAAGCGGGAAAATTTATTCGACGCTTGACCGAAGCGGGTTATCCTGAGATTCAGATAGCTGTAAATATCTCAGCTAAACAAATTATTGCTGATGATTTTATAACAATTGTGCGCAATACTATCAAGGAAACAGGAATAAAGGCAGCGCAATTAGAATTGGAGATAACTGAAAGCGTATTGTTAACATCAATGGAAGAAGTTATTAAGAAATTGAATAAATTAAAAAAACTGGGCGTTAAAATTTCTTTGGATGATTTTGGCACAGGATTTTCCTCATTGACCTATTTGCGGATGCTCCCGGTAGAAACTTTGAAAATTGATAAGTCTTTCATTGATATTATAACTACAGATATGCAAGGGGCCAAAATTATTGATTCAATTATTAACATGGCACACACAGTTAATATGAAAGTTGTGGCCGAAGGCGTTGAAACCCAACAGCAACTCGAATATCTACAGCATAACAATTGTGATCTAATTCAAGGCTATATTTTTAGCCAACCGATCGGAGCAGAAAAAGCACTTGCATTATTAGTACAAGGTAAGAATATGGGTTAG
- a CDS encoding autotransporter outer membrane beta-barrel domain-containing protein, translating to MLGVTGKINDNSEGYLNVEKLFGGDVSSNWQINIGCRYSF from the coding sequence TTGCTAGGCGTTACCGGCAAAATAAATGACAATAGTGAGGGTTATCTTAATGTTGAAAAGCTTTTTGGCGGTGATGTTAGTAGTAATTGGCAAATAAATATTGGCTGTAGATATAGTTTTTAA